A portion of the Thunnus albacares chromosome 23, fThuAlb1.1, whole genome shotgun sequence genome contains these proteins:
- the LOC122974929 gene encoding transmembrane protein 60-like, with translation MSLAQRVLLTWVFTLVFLIMLVLKLDGKVQWNWFLIFLPVWVFDGILILMLAIKMAGRCKPGYDPRNGSPDLRLRAWYLAAMLLKLGFCLTLCAKLEKLADVKLTFVCIPLWTMLLGALVELGLNIFPERREA, from the exons ATGTCTCTGGCTCAGCGGGTTTTGTTGACGTGGGTCTTCACCCTGGTCTTTCTCATCATGTTGGTACTCAAACTGGACGGGAAG GTGCAGTGGAACTGgttcctcatcttcctcccgGTTTGGGTCTTCGATGGCATCCTCATCCTCATGCTTGCCATCAAGATGGCGGGCCGTTGCAAGCCTGGTTATGACCCGCGCAACGGTTCGCCGGACCTGCGCCTGCGTGCCTGGTACCTGGCGGCCATGCTGCTCAAGCTGGGCTTCTGCCTGACACTGTGCGCCAAGCTGGAGAAGCTGGCCGACGTTAAGCTGACGTTTGTTTGCATACCACTGTGGACCATGTTACTGGGGGCGCTGGTGGAGCTGGGGCTGAATATCTTTCCCGAGAGGAGAGAGGCTTAA